The region CCAAATTTATGGCGTTGGAAGGTCGAGCAAAGAAGGAATAACATGAGCGAAGCATGGAAAGGCTTTACCGGCGGACTCTGGCAAGACGAGATCAACGTCCGCGACTTTATTCAACGCAACTACACTGCCTACGAAGGCGGCAAGGAATTTTTGGCGGGTCCGACCGACGCGACCGAAAAGCTCTGGGGTGAACTCCAGAAGCTGCAGGCCGAAGAACGCAAGAAGGGCGGCGTACTCGATATGGACACCGATATCGTTTCGGGCATCACGAGCCATAAGCCCGGCTATATCAGCGAAAGCCTCAAGGACCTTGAAAAGGTCGTGGGCCTGCAGACCGACAAGCCGCTGAAGCGCGCCTTCATGCCGTTCGGCGGAATTAAGATGGCCGAAGAATCCTGCCAGCAGTACGGCTACACTCCGAGTGCCGAACTCCACAAGATTTTTACCGACTACCACAAGACCCACAACCAAGCTGTGTTCGACTGCTACACTCCGGAAATCCGCGCCGTGCGCAAGGCTCACTTGCTGACCGGTCTTCCGGACACTTACGGTCGTGGCCGTATCGTGGGTGACTACCGTCGTGTAGCCCTTTACGGCATCGACTACATCATCCAGCAGAAGCAGAACGACCTCGCTCACGTGGGTGACGGCACCATGACCGACGACGTGATTCGCCTGCGCGAAGAAGTCGCCGAACAGATCAAGGCCCTCAAGGCTATGAAGGTGATGGCTGCTAGCTACGGTTTCGACATTTCGAAGCCGGCAACGAACGCCCGCGAAGCCTTCCAGTGGCTCTACTTCGGCTACCTCTCTGCCATCAAGACGCAGAACGGTGCCGCCATGAGCGTCGGCCGCATTTCGACCTTCCTCGACATCTATATCGAACGTGACCTCAAGAACGGCACGCTCACTGAAAGCGAAGCTCAGGAACTCGTGGACCACATGGTCATGAAGTTCCGTATGGTCAAGTTTGCCCGTATTGAATCTTACAACCAGCTCTTCAGCGGCGACCCGGTGTGGGCCACCCTCGAAGTCGGCGGTATGGGCCAGGATGGCCGCCCGATGGTTACCAAGAACGACTTCCGCTTCTTGCACACCCTCGAAAACATGGGCCCGTCTCCGGAACCCAACCTCACCGTTCTCTACACCAAGCGCCTCCCTGAAAACTTCAAGGAATACGCCGCCTTCATTTCTGTGACGACCAGCTCGATCCAGTACGAAAACGACGACGTGATGCGCCCGATTTGGGGTGACGACTACAGCATCTGCTGCTGCGTGTCCGCAACGCAGACCGGTAAGGAAATGCAGTTCTTCGGCGCTCGTGCAAACCTCGCCAAGGCTCTCCTCTATGCGATCAACGGCGGCAAGGACGAAGAAGGCGGTCTGGTGCCCGGCATGCAAATTGGTCCGGAACTCGCCCCGATTACCGG is a window of uncultured Fibrobacter sp. DNA encoding:
- the pflB gene encoding formate C-acetyltransferase, producing MSEAWKGFTGGLWQDEINVRDFIQRNYTAYEGGKEFLAGPTDATEKLWGELQKLQAEERKKGGVLDMDTDIVSGITSHKPGYISESLKDLEKVVGLQTDKPLKRAFMPFGGIKMAEESCQQYGYTPSAELHKIFTDYHKTHNQAVFDCYTPEIRAVRKAHLLTGLPDTYGRGRIVGDYRRVALYGIDYIIQQKQNDLAHVGDGTMTDDVIRLREEVAEQIKALKAMKVMAASYGFDISKPATNAREAFQWLYFGYLSAIKTQNGAAMSVGRISTFLDIYIERDLKNGTLTESEAQELVDHMVMKFRMVKFARIESYNQLFSGDPVWATLEVGGMGQDGRPMVTKNDFRFLHTLENMGPSPEPNLTVLYTKRLPENFKEYAAFISVTTSSIQYENDDVMRPIWGDDYSICCCVSATQTGKEMQFFGARANLAKALLYAINGGKDEEGGLVPGMQIGPELAPITGDVLNYDEVMHKYDMMLEWLAGIYVNTLNLIHYMHDKYYYEAAELALIDTDVRRTFATGIAGFSHVVDSLCAIKYAKVSVVRGENGLVKDFKIEGDFPKYGNDDDRADEIAVWLLKEFIAKIKKHHTYRGAEPTTSILTITSNVVYGKATGALPDGRPAHAPFAPGANPSYGAEKNGLLASLNSVAKLPYEYALDGISNTQTISPNALGHSDVERSQKLVTVMDGYFEQGAHHLNVNVFGVEKLLDAQAHPEKPEYANFTIRVSGYAVKFLSLTKEQQDDVISRTCHGVL